A window of Punica granatum isolate Tunisia-2019 chromosome 8, ASM765513v2, whole genome shotgun sequence genomic DNA:
AAAAACGAGAATTCGAGAAAATGCAATTTTTAgggaaaaatattatgattaaCATTTGACAATTGACCTGCTTGCATTTGCCTTTCATTCCATTGGTATGTATACAACTCAATCTTGATCAATAAAAGGAAAGCAAAGTCTACGGCTAAAATAGGCTATTCTAAGTATGGTATACATAGATATGTACATAAATAcaatagaaagaaaattttgcCATAATATCTTCCCTTCTAGAAGGAATTGGGCAGAAAAGCTTGCCTTTGTCTTTCATTGCATTGGCATGTATACAGCTCAGTCTTGATCAATAAAAGGAAAGCACAGTCTACGTCTTAAATAAGCTATCCTAATTAtggtatacatatatatgtacataaataCAATAGAAAGAAAATCTTCCCATAATATCTTCTCTTCTAGACGGAATTAGGCAGAAAAGCTTACGTCAAATTGAAGTCGCATTGAAATCAAATTGACGCTTACGTCTTCATATATGTCATCACACATAggcatacacacacatatataactATCGGAAAGTTCATTCTCTTGTCTCACATTGATCAATCGAATTATCTTCTTATCCGAGAAAGCCAAAGAGATATGGCAGACCTATTTACTCCGTACAAGCTGGGCAACTTCAACCTCTCCCACAGGTCCGTACATTGACTGATCCGTGCATATACATGCATACGTATATGTGTTTATTCACgtatatgaattatttctccttttcttcttcttcttcttcaattttgtAGAAGCAATCTATGATTGTCAGCGATTTTGCCATTACTTAATGATTAATAATATTACAGGATCGTGCTAGCACCCCTGACGAGATGTCGAGCGATGAATGGCATTCCGTCGGCAGCTCATGTCGAGTACTATACTCAGAGGACGACCCCCGGCGGACTCCTCATTACCGAAGGCACCCTCATCTCGGACACAGCTGCCGGGTAAATACTTTCGAAAACTAGTTTCATAGTATTTTcataaacatacatatatcaTTTTCTTAAAGAATGATGATACAAGTTGATGGTTATTTCATGGCTAATTAAGTCGATTGATGGAATACAGCACTCCGCAAACTCCCGGGATTTACACAGAAGAACAAGTCAAAGCTTGGAAGGAGGTCGTCGATGGTGTTCATGTCAAGGGTGGCTTCATTTTCTGTCAGCTGTGGCACGTCGGTCGTGCTTCCCATACCGGTACGCTTACATTTACATAATTATTCCATGCTACCGTGCACATTTCTCTCCGTTTATCAATTTAATtccacttaaaaattaaaatttatatatgtatatatttaaaaaaatttcgagTAAAAAGCAAATACAAAACATTTTACGTATATAACACTTCTGtacaaatcttttttttttgtaacaattgagtatataacttttaaaaaatattgtaaTCAACTACATTTTGTCACTTAGACATTAACGGCGTTAGTGATTTCTGATGTGTGTGTGGCGTgacaaataatattataaaaaaattcatttattaaatttgagttaattataaaatcattaaaaaaaataaaaaaattaaactaaaaaatatCTCTCGCCTCTCTTATCTCTCTCCTtcgtctctgtctctctcttaCCGTCcgctgtctctctctctctctctcatctttgTCTCTCTTGTCTCTCTCTTATCTCTGTCTTCATCTCCGTCTCGTctgagagagagggaaaggcTCCGACATGTCTAAGACCGGCAGGCAGGCATGAGATCATTCATCGGAGCAGCTGTCCCTCCTCCCTCAATGGCAGCTGCTgttcctctttctctctccttctccctctcatttttttaatatatatatttcttccccAACCCAGTCTTGAATTATGTCTTAGGATCGGGAATTCTGTGTCGtaccaagaaaaagaatgacAATGGAGATTTGAATTATCCAAAAGTTGCTGAGAGAACTTTGGCTAGCATTAAGCCTTCTGTCGAGTGTAGATTGCATGGGATAGGGGCCTTAGAAAAGAAAGTGAATGTATCAAAGTGTGGATCAATTCTTGCAGAATGAGGGATGCCCCAAACTGCTTAGTTGGTGAATGTTTCTCCCCAGAATTCCCAATCTGGGACCTGGGTTTCTTCCCGATCTGGGTGGGGGCGCAACTCCCGTGACCCCACCTCCAATCGAGATGGAGTCCGCCGACGGCTAGGATGGGGTTGGGGTCGCTGGTGGCCTAAGCATGCCAGCGAGATCTCGACAGGTTGGGTCGCCGGCGGTGGCGCCCCTCCCCCGATTCAGTCGACatattaagggaaaaaaaataacagaGAGAAAAAAGCAAAGGGAGAAGGAGGAGGGGAAAGTGGGCTCgggaatgaattttttattatacatTTGTGCGACGTGAAATAATACACGTGCGATGTCACATCATAAAAATGTTGAAAGTGTCAATAATCTTTGACGGAATGTAGTTGATCACAATATTTTTAAACATTATGTACTgaattattacaaaaaaaaaagatttttatcaaaatattaGATTGGTAAAACATTGTGATTTGGATTTTTACCCAATTTTTTAAATCTGTTTCTCCTCAGTCTATCAGCCTGGAGGCGATGCACCGATTTCATCAACGAACAAGAGCATATCAGATAAATGGAAGGGCATAATGCCAGATAGGAGCCTAGGCCCGCTATCGCAGCCTCGTGCCCTAAAGACATCCGAAAtaccgcacgtaatagaagaTTATCGTCAGGCAGCGATAAATGCCAATCGAGCCGGTTTTGATGGAGTTGAGATTCATGGGGCTCATGGCTATCTCATAGATCAATTCTTGAAAGACGTAATCAATGACCGGACCGACGAGTATGGTGGATTGATCGAGAACCGGTGCAGATTCTTGATGGAGATAGTGCAAGCAGTTGTTGCAGTGGCCGGTGTTGGTCGTGTCGGGGTTAGAATTTCACCTGCTATTGACTTCATGGACGCCATGGACTCTGATCCGCTTAACCTTGGCCTTGCGGTCATCGAGAGACTCAATGCACTTCAAGAACAACTGGGCTTGAAGCTCGCTTACCTACACGTGACCCAACCTCGGTTCACGTTGGCTGGAACCAAAAATTTAGTCGAAGAAGACGAAGAGGCGAAGCTGATGCACGCTTGGAGGAGGGCATATCAAGGCACTTTCATGAGCAGTGGCGGTTACACCCGGGAGCTGGGGATGAAAGATGTGGTCAATGGAAATGCCGATTTAATATCGTATGGCCGTCTCTTCATTTCGAACCCCGACTTGGTCTTCCGGTTCAAGATTAATGCACCATTGAATAAATACAACAGAGCGACTTTCTATACTTCAGACCCTGTTATTGGGTACACAGATTACCCCTTTTTTAGGGAGTGAAATTAATGGCAGGAAGCCTCAGCGAGGGAGTTGtctttgtttatatatatatatatatatatatatatatatatatatatatttcattttaatttaatttgtggCTTTTTGTGtgcctttttctattttaatattttaggatgtacaattataataattgtaaGCTTATTAGGCTTCCATAAATATTGTAATATGTGCTTAGCAGCCAATTCACATGCTAAGActcatttcttaattttcatctttttttttcatttaagaaataaactaaaaatattaatacaaaaagaaaaaaatatctcTCCTGTCTTACTTTTTATACTTTCGTTGAGCTGAACAGAAGAAGCAGGTAATTAGGTGAGGCAGGCAAATATCATTTTAGAAGTATAATTTATGAGACAAATTTTACAATATTTATTGTAGTCGAGTAATAGAAAGCTCAGGTTCGAGCTCTGTATCCGCTTCAAATACTCGTGATTGTGCTCGAGTTTGAATCGACTCATCGGGCCTGTGCCTCCAAGTTGGACTTGTTTTCCATCGGCCTACAGGGGGCCATGTTTCTTAATATTTTCCAAGATGTTTTGCTTGTTAACGAAAGCACATGACATGAACATAACAGAACAATATATGCATAGATAATGAGGAGGAGTGCGACGGTATTGAAGGGTTTGCATCTTTCAAACAACGAAGAGGATATTGATAGCAAGTTTAAAAATCCTCAATAACCACCGGAACTCAGTCCTAATAAGTCCACAGGGACTTCTTTTCACGCTATGTCGGAACTATAAAACAAACACGTTCATTTAAAGTGTTCCACCTAAGGCATTTATTTGCACGCAAGTTTCGTGCCGAATGTGTAACCTCCGCCTCCTTTCGAGTTCTTTGGAATGGCCAGCTCACTGATTCGTGTCGGATGGAGTGTGGAATCATCTTTGTTCTCTGTATTGAAAGACTGGCTCATTTAATCTTATGTAGTGCAGTGGAATCTGGGAAGTGGAAACCGATGAAGGTTGGCAGGCCGGGCCCTCTGATCTTGCTCCTCTTTGCTGAGGCCTCTGTTCCCCAGATGAACcttatttgtatattcttGATCATTTCTGTGCTACTGCTGGCCAAAAGGTGAGTCCGGCTAAATCTATGGTCTTCTTTTCCAAAAATGTTCCCCTCGATCTTCGTCGAAGGATTTTGTAGGTCTCCTCCTTCCCTACAGCCCCCACCACGGGGTAGTATTTGGGTATCCCGATAATCCATGGCAGAGTCAGTAGAGATCATTTCTAGCAGGTAGTCGGTTATCCATGCAATTCCTTCTTTCTCTATTCAGGTCCTAAAGTTCCCCACGGGAGTTTGCCAGGAGATTGATAGTTTATGTCGCAACTTTATTTGGGGGTCGCAACTCGGACCGGAGAAGGATTCATTTAATTGACTGGAATACCTTAACGCAACCTTGTGAACACGGGGGCTTGGGTTTTCGCTGTCTTGAATCATTTAATGATGCCTTACTTGCCAAGACTGGATGTGGTCTCCTCACCCGTCTCGATGTTCTTTGGGTTCATGTTCTCAGGAGCAAGTATAGGAATAGAGACCTCAGTGGTTTTCAACTTCGATATATTTGTTGATGTATTAAGGCTGTACTGTCTATTTTCTGTTTAGTTTGTCTTGTTTTCTAGGACTTAATTAGTAGTTGGTTTTACTTGGTCGTCGATAGTGTTCTTATTAGCTTACTTTGTTTTTGAACCTCCTAGCACAAGTATGGGGCTCCACTAACTTCTTTACTTTGAAAGTGCTTATTGCTCTAAGAACAAAAGATCTCCCATTGGCATCCTTCTAATCTGCACTTTGTCCTAACCCTTTTATTGTCATTCTTCACAAACTTGAACACCCTTCCTATTGCTATATTATGGTCTGTCACAGCTTCTTGAACATAGTTAAGTTTGTGAATAATATGTACAGTTGTATTTGAACTTCCCCAAATGTGGCATTCTCATCAAACTCATGATACTTTTTTAACTCCTCTTCACCCTTGTCATCATCAGAGACACACATGTCCACTAACTTCTGAAATATAGCCTTCCTCTTCATCACTTGAGATGACCATATCAACTGCTGTTGGTGCTAATTTGACAAGTATTTGCTCCccattttcatattttgatCCTTCTCCGAgatgctcttcttcttcactcaAATGACCTTCAGCATCATTGGACCCTCAACCAATCTGATCATCACCTTCATTATCATTAAATATATCTTTTGGATCCCAGTAAATGTCTAAATCAATATGTTCTTTCCATCTTCTTATTCCAACATCTTCAGTATGAAAGCTTTCATACTCAAAATGGTCCTCCTGCCTATCTAGATCATATACTTCAAGATTATCTTCCTCACCAACCTTATCATCATTCCTTCATAAAACTAAACAATATAACAAGTATAAACCTAAATCGCTCATTCCACACTCCTGcagacaaaaataaaattagttacAACACTCAAAGCAATCACATTCAGCACGCTTTCCTCCGTAGACAAAATCGAGACTTGTTGGGATCACAATCAGCAAAACACAATGCCTTATTCACTTTCATCAAGACAGTagttgaaaaaattaagaCAAATGTACTGACTTGCTCCCCATGTTCAACGCAAAATAACATCTTTTGAGCCAACTCCCGCAGCAACAATCCCTATAGCTTCTCACGAGAAAACCACCAACAATCATGAATGCAACTTCTCAAGATCACGGGCGACACTCTAAACTGCAGAATTCTTGAGGCGTTTAGTCGAATTTGATGATTGGACTAGGGTTTTTGAAATGAGCGAGAAGGAAGTTTTGAGGGGATCTAACTTTGTTCTTCGTTTTGGGGGTTGGGCTTCTAGACAAGCTGTTGTGGCACTTAATGAGCCACATCAACATATAACGGCCATGTCATCAAATTCCGTCAGGGTCctgcaaaaaaattgaacggAAGGACTAACTTGTTCTAAAGTTTCAAACGTTGGGACTAACTAGTATGCACAATATATTTTAGGGACCCATTTGCAGTTAGGTGTATCTTTCAGGAccaaattgtcaattttgtcTTAACTAAAATTAATGACCAACCATCAGTATTCTGTGGtcctataattaaaatatctgTTGGTTAGCAGCATTTCCTATAAACTCGTCCTTTCATCTAATTAAGCTTTGGTCTTCAGTAATCATCTTCCTCTTGAAAATATAGACAGACACAGACAGGTGTGAGAGAGGGGGAGAATGGCCGATCTGTTTAAACCTCTCCAGACGGCCAGCTTCAATCTATCCCCCAGGTTCGTTGATCCATCTTTAGTAAATTTTCCTTCGTCCAATCATCTTTCTAAGTTATATTGGTCGGATTAGGCTATTAGCCTGTTAGCCCATTAGTTGTTTTTGTCACCTCGATCCATTCTGTCGTAGTCTCATGATTTATCGTATAACTTCCTTATGCCAACAGATTATTTGCCAATCAGACGATAATTATGTGGGAAGATTTTGACTGAATGTCATcagttttcattttcatccatCTCCAAATTTGGTTCGAATGTTATTCAAAGAACTTTAGAAATAGGAACCTCGTTGCAAACACGTGCACAATTTGCGGGGTTTGGTCAAATAGTTCATTTGGGTTAGATTTTAAAATGACTGCTATCATCCAATCTAAAAAGTTAatattgttcttttttttgttttttgggcCGAGTAAAAAGTCAATATTGTTAGATATGACCCATATATTGCTTTGATTTTGCAAAGTGAGGTAAAAAATTCTCTAATTTCATCCTTATGCTTATCGGTCGTTAGCATGATGAGGAACTCAACTGCTGATGGCAGCATATTTGGTGTCGactgatatatatacatatataaataaatatatttacatgGTTACTTCTCTATCCAATCGTGGCTGAAGTTAAGTGACGACCGACATCTTACTCACTGATCTCATCTATAGTGCTAGCTCCAATGACAAGGTGGTCTACTATGGCCAACGCGCTACACAAGGTGGTCTCCTCATCGCTGATGCCACCGCAATCTCTGAGACAGCATCCGGGTATGTGTGCTCGTTCGTCAAGCTCTACATTTTACATTTTCTACTGTAACTGGAAGCTCTAAGTTTCTAAGTAGACCaaatttaagtaaattacCAAAGGTGgctaattaacttaaaataaaACTCTTGGAGCAAGTGGCAATTGACTAGTTAGTTCTTCATTGGATTCTTTGTAGCCATTTCCTAACAGACAAGACCACCTTTTACTGATCCATCCAAAAAAAGATTCCAACTTCCCCCTGtctttctttaaaattttattttgctgtcataattaatcaattaacaaTTCGAAACTGCCTAACGAAGTTTTTGTCTTGTTCATTTTATTCTTTTGACGAACAGAAAAACTTTGAATTCGAAATACTAATTATATTTCTCATCTGATTTGAGAAAAGGGGCCGTTTGCattcaaagttaaagttactttgattttgattttaattttaattgtggaaaataacaaatgagttgtgattataaatttgacttgggaagcgtgtgtttttgttgtgtagtgtgttgagttaaagttaaagttaaaattttttaattgggaaatgtgtatttttgttgtgtaatgtgttgagttaaagttaaagttaaagttaaaatcaattaactttgaatccaaacggggcattCCGGATGTCCCGGGAATCTACACCGATGAACAAATAGAAGCATGGAAAGATGTAGTGGATGGAGTTCATGCCAAAGGAGGCATCATCTTCAGTCAATTGTGGCATGCTGGCCAAGCATCGCATCGAGGTATATACTCTGTTTGCCGTAGTTTTCTGTCATTTCCATCCCCAGTAATATTAAATTTGACAGTAGTGCCTTAACAATATCATGGCACCGATGTTGTTTGCACTGTcaaattagataatattttgaagcatccaatggaagaAACCATATGCTATCCATTCTCGACAGATTACGGTCTACGGAATGACTTTGTGCTGATAAGatcttaaagaaaaaaaaaaaaagagagatgtCTATACCAATTCCTAGGACCTTGATGCCACTAGTTTATATCTCTGCACTTGAAATGGTTTGGACCGACCGAATTTCCATAGAAATGCCTTTTAAGCAAGTTACTCACTGACTAGTGATTATTCCATTGAATGTttacatattttaaatatttgaaatactATTTATGTCCATTCTACTTGAATGAAATGGGGGCTCTTGACCGATGTCTGTGTCATCTAACCTTGGCTTGCGTGGGTTGGCATCAGGCTTACAATTCGGATAATGTTGGTAATATATATGAGTCGTTTTTGTATCATTGCATTATTATATCAGCCTGATGGAAAAGCACCTGTTTCATCCACAAGCAAGGCCATATCTGAGAATTAGAAAGTAGTAATGCCTGACAAAAGCCGAGAGTTGTTTCACAGGCAGCCCCAAGCTCTAGAGACATCAAGATATCGCAGGTTGTGGAGGATTTTCGTCAGGCTGCAGTGAACGCGATCCAGGCAGGTTTGTCGTAGCCCAAGCATACATTAATTTGGCTTTCAACATTGTTGATCACTATATATGATTATCAACTACTGTACTGTACATTGTTTTGTATAACTGTTTCCTGTTAGATCCTCAATTAGTTGATACTCGATACTATATGCTTCAGATAATCTAACATTTACTCTGTTCCTTTTTAAGGTTTCGATGGGATTGAGATACATGGGGCACATGGTTACCTGATTGATCAGTTCCTGAAGGATATGGTAAATGATAGGGAGGATGAATACGGTGGACCAATTGAAAATAGATGCAGGTTTCTAACGGAAGTCGTTCAAGCAGTTGCCGAAGCCATTGGTATCGATCGTGTTGCCATCAGGATTTCACCTGTTTTCGATTATATTGACGGGGTCGATTCTGATCCTCATAAGCTTGGGCTGGAAGTCGTCAAGAGGCTAACTAAGCTTCAGGAAGACCTTGGACCAAAGCTTGCTTATCTCCATGTCACGCAGCCTCGTTTCATGGCATCCGAAAATAGTAAGAGGACCACAGTGGAGGAGGCTCAACTAATTAGTCTTCTGAGGAATGCCTATGAAGGTACATACGTATGTAGCGGTGGGTTTACTCGAGAGTCGGGAATGGAAGCTCTTGAGAATGGCGTTGCTGATCTAATTGGATATGGTCGCCTGTTCATTTCCAATCCTGACGTGCTCTACCGGTTCAAGATCAATGCGCCATTGAACCCATACAACAGAGATACTTTCTATACTAATGACCCAGTCATTGGCTACACCGACTATCCTTTTCTCGATAAGAAAACACCTACTTCTTTGAAACTCTTTCAGCATGACCAGATTTATTCCAATCCCTCCGCTCAGAAGCTCTGTGTAATGGATTTATCATCTGGTACTCATATTTCCTTCAATTTTCAGTCAATTCCATTTCTGTG
This region includes:
- the LOC116187507 gene encoding 12-oxophytodienoate reductase 3-like, encoding MADLFTPYKLGNFNLSHRIVLAPLTRCRAMNGIPSAAHVEYYTQRTTPGGLLITEGTLISDTAAGTPQTPGIYTEEQVKAWKEVVDGVHVKGGFIFCQLWHVGRASHTVYQPGGDAPISSTNKSISDKWKGIMPDRSLGPLSQPRALKTSEIPHVIEDYRQAAINANRAGFDGVEIHGAHGYLIDQFLKDVINDRTDEYGGLIENRCRFLMEIVQAVVAVAGVGRVGVRISPAIDFMDAMDSDPLNLGLAVIERLNALQEQLGLKLAYLHVTQPRFTLAGTKNLVEEDEEAKLMHAWRRAYQGTFMSSGGYTRELGMKDVVNGNADLISYGRLFISNPDLVFRFKINAPLNKYNRATFYTSDPVIGYTDYPFFRE